The following are encoded together in the Pedobacter sp. D749 genome:
- a CDS encoding DUF779 domain-containing protein, translated as MIERIDSTEKAKELIAILKEKHGELMFYQAGGCCEGTQPQCFEKGGYYLRMRDVCLGEIEGCEFWVDRDLFEYWKFSHFTLDVLDGFGVGGFSLETPLQKTFKIHYRLFSEEELKDLTPIKTAE; from the coding sequence ATGATCGAGCGAATAGACAGTACAGAAAAAGCAAAAGAGCTGATTGCGATACTTAAAGAAAAACATGGAGAACTCATGTTTTACCAGGCTGGTGGTTGTTGCGAAGGTACACAGCCCCAATGTTTCGAAAAAGGAGGTTATTACCTGCGGATGCGCGATGTTTGTTTAGGTGAAATAGAAGGTTGCGAGTTTTGGGTAGACAGAGACCTGTTCGAGTATTGGAAATTCTCACACTTTACTTTGGATGTGCTGGATGGATTTGGTGTAGGTGGTTTTTCGTTAGAAACCCCACTTCAAAAAACCTTTAAGATCCATTACCGCCTATTCTCCGAAGAAGAATTAAAAGATTTAACTCCAATTAAAACGGCAGAGTAA
- a CDS encoding thiol-disulfide oxidoreductase DCC family protein: MIRQPVIFFDGVCNLCNSSVQFVIEHDTKDQFKFTALQGDYAKEMLPKFNADPEKLNTILLLEDGKLYTKSSAALRVARKLNGLTPLLYAFIIIPKFIRDWVYDIIAKNRYKWWGRQESCWVPTPELKNKFIA, from the coding sequence ATGATCCGGCAACCAGTAATCTTCTTTGATGGCGTTTGTAACCTCTGTAATTCATCTGTGCAATTTGTTATTGAACATGATACAAAGGATCAATTCAAATTTACTGCGCTACAAGGTGATTACGCTAAAGAAATGCTGCCTAAATTTAATGCTGATCCCGAAAAATTGAATACTATTTTATTGCTGGAGGATGGGAAACTCTATACCAAATCTTCAGCGGCACTAAGAGTGGCCCGAAAACTCAATGGATTAACTCCGCTTCTTTATGCATTTATCATTATTCCTAAGTTTATACGTGACTGGGTTTACGATATAATTGCCAAAAACCGTTATAAATGGTGGGGAAGGCAGGAAAGTTGTTGGGTGCCCACTCCCGAATTGAAAAATAAGTTTATTGCTTAG
- the pyrR gene encoding bifunctional pyr operon transcriptional regulator/uracil phosphoribosyltransferase PyrR, with product MQKKTLLDGQKIQITIKRLCHQLIENHDDFANTVLIGIQPRGIFLADRIHQDLQLILKNKKILKGNLDITFFRDDFRRKDGLVTASSNSIDFIIEGKKVILIDDVLWTGRTIRAALDALLAYGRPEKVELLVLIDRRFSRHLPIEPDYIGHQVDSLNSQQVKVTWASEGSEDKVILISEPPLPK from the coding sequence ATGCAAAAGAAAACACTTCTTGACGGACAAAAAATTCAGATTACAATTAAGAGGCTCTGCCATCAATTAATTGAAAACCACGACGATTTCGCAAATACCGTTTTAATTGGCATCCAGCCAAGGGGTATTTTTTTAGCAGATCGTATTCATCAGGATCTTCAGCTTATCCTTAAAAACAAGAAAATTTTAAAGGGAAACCTCGATATTACTTTCTTTAGAGATGATTTCCGCCGTAAAGACGGACTGGTTACCGCAAGCAGCAACTCTATCGATTTTATTATCGAAGGCAAAAAAGTAATCTTAATCGATGATGTACTTTGGACAGGCAGAACCATTAGGGCAGCACTAGATGCCTTGCTTGCTTATGGCCGACCAGAGAAAGTGGAACTTTTGGTTTTAATAGACCGGAGGTTTAGCAGGCATTTACCTATAGAACCCGATTACATTGGGCATCAGGTGGATAGTTTAAACTCACAACAGGTAAAAGTAACCTGGGCGAGTGAAGGAAGTGAAGATAAAGTGATTTTAATATCGGAACCGCCCTTGCCAAAATGA
- a CDS encoding aspartate carbamoyltransferase catalytic subunit, with the protein MAAEKLSTRHLLGIKDINRNDIELIFETADNFKEVINRPIKKVPSLRDITIANIFFENSTRTKLSFELAEKRLSADVVNFAASSSSVSKGETLIDTVNNILSMKVDMVVMRHPYAGAGQFLSKHVKAQIVNAGDGAHEHPTQALLDAFSIRQKLGDVAGKKVVIVGDILHSRVAISNILCLQRLGAEVMVCGPTTLIPKHIHQLGVKVEHNLIKALNWCDVANMLRIQLERQDIKYFPSLREYAMMYGLNKQILDNLDKEIIVMHPGPINRGVEITSDVADSKQSIILEQVENGVAVRMAVLYLLASQG; encoded by the coding sequence ATGGCAGCAGAAAAACTATCAACCCGACATCTTTTAGGCATTAAAGATATTAACCGGAATGATATCGAATTGATTTTCGAAACTGCAGATAATTTCAAGGAAGTGATTAACAGGCCGATCAAAAAGGTTCCATCCCTCCGCGACATTACCATTGCCAATATCTTTTTCGAAAACTCTACCCGTACCAAACTTTCTTTCGAACTTGCTGAAAAGAGACTTTCAGCTGATGTGGTTAATTTTGCCGCTTCGTCATCGTCGGTAAGCAAAGGCGAAACCCTGATCGATACCGTAAACAACATCTTATCAATGAAAGTTGATATGGTAGTAATGCGTCATCCTTATGCCGGAGCAGGTCAGTTTTTAAGTAAACATGTAAAGGCTCAAATTGTAAATGCCGGAGATGGTGCACATGAACACCCAACTCAAGCCTTACTTGATGCCTTCTCCATCCGCCAGAAACTGGGCGATGTAGCTGGTAAAAAAGTAGTAATTGTGGGCGATATCCTGCACTCTCGTGTAGCCATCTCAAACATTCTTTGCCTGCAGCGTTTAGGCGCTGAAGTAATGGTTTGCGGTCCTACAACCTTAATTCCTAAACATATCCATCAATTGGGTGTAAAGGTCGAGCATAATTTAATTAAAGCCCTAAACTGGTGCGACGTCGCAAATATGCTGCGCATCCAATTGGAGCGTCAAGACATTAAATATTTCCCATCTTTAAGGGAGTATGCCATGATGTATGGCCTAAACAAACAGATTTTAGATAATCTTGATAAAGAAATCATCGTCATGCATCCCGGCCCAATAAACAGAGGTGTTGAGATTACCAGCGACGTAGCCGACAGCAAACAATCTATTATTTTAGAACAAGTAGAAAACGGAGTTGCGGTGCGAATGGCGGTATTGTATCTGTTGGCAAGTCAGGGGTAG
- a CDS encoding tetratricopeptide repeat protein — MQKKYLLIPLILAGSFSTYAQVSAVQNLNKNYQTGLELLDKEKYTAAAQQFKLVELQRYKPSTQTESNAELSLLKENAKFYAAVCALELTNADAESLFQAFIRDYPLNPNTKLAYFYVGKTYFNQKNYKKALEWFEKTDPSTLSGKQRNEYQFKQGYAYFELKDYEKAEPLFEKVKKEEGDFQESATYYFAYINYLNKEYKTALANFEKLKGSPTYEASYPYYITSMYYLDERYDDVISYALASIQKTKQQFEPEMLSLVAASYFAKSEFKNAEKYFAEYYAKDKSETKNNLFIYQYGYSLFQNKKYKESVAVLEKLNTDDVYLQNGMHTLGKAFIQLGNKQKAQSAFFRASRLSFDKGIQEEAWLNYAKLSYELEFHQQALEATQGFLKTFPKSRKINEAKTLLGEVLLTTKNYQAAVDILEPIPDKNLEAKEAYQKVTYFRGLEFYNERAFPNALSMFLRSETFPEDNEINALNTYWKAESMYELRKYGEAVSTFEKFLKMPDADKTGVYNFANYALAYAAFEDEKYSKAATYFEKFLAGNDKDQKTIDDATIRLADSYFVNKNYGDAMANYNKIISRKTTSEDYATFQKGMIQGLETQYDAKIATMQSLLNTFPNSNYADDAGFETAYTYFNKGDFDKSKSDLVALVAKYPRSSYVAKALVTIGLVQYNQDQDDAALESFKKVIRDYPTADEAKQAMESIKNIYVDRGDANGFIAYAATTPLGNYSGSEQDNIVFAAANNTYLKGDANGAFQAVNAYFDKFPKANHEKEAKFIRAESLVKLGRPDEAIPDYEFILNDWTSDYTERSLVSISQLFLNQKKYNEAIVYLKRLETTTDYKSHYSFAINNLLKAYTALNMPDDMLKYAQLTKESEKASEEEKNSSSLYSGKAYLLKGDTTTAIKEFKNVVAKTKTIAAAEAKYNLALLEYNKGDFKTSSKTCFDLVNNMAAYDYWVAKAFILLSDNYVALKDNLQAKSTLLSIIDNYEGKDDIIPTAKEKLEKLNQKK; from the coding sequence ATGCAGAAAAAATACTTACTAATTCCGCTAATTTTAGCTGGAAGTTTTAGCACTTATGCTCAGGTTAGCGCAGTGCAGAACCTCAACAAAAACTATCAAACGGGCTTAGAATTATTAGACAAAGAAAAATACACTGCAGCTGCACAACAGTTTAAACTTGTTGAGCTGCAACGTTATAAACCTTCTACCCAGACAGAGAGTAACGCCGAATTATCTTTACTGAAAGAGAACGCAAAATTTTATGCCGCCGTTTGCGCACTGGAGTTAACCAATGCAGATGCTGAAAGTTTATTTCAGGCCTTTATCCGGGATTACCCGTTAAATCCGAACACCAAACTTGCTTATTTCTATGTTGGAAAAACTTATTTCAACCAGAAAAACTATAAAAAAGCTTTAGAATGGTTCGAAAAAACAGATCCTTCTACACTTTCTGGCAAGCAGAGAAACGAATATCAGTTTAAACAGGGTTACGCCTATTTTGAACTTAAAGACTACGAAAAAGCAGAACCTTTATTCGAAAAAGTTAAAAAAGAAGAGGGCGATTTTCAGGAAAGCGCTACTTACTACTTTGCTTATATCAATTACTTAAACAAAGAGTATAAAACAGCTTTAGCTAACTTCGAAAAATTAAAGGGCTCTCCTACTTATGAGGCGAGTTATCCCTACTACATCACTTCGATGTACTATCTTGATGAGCGTTACGATGATGTAATCAGCTATGCTTTGGCATCAATTCAAAAAACCAAACAGCAATTCGAACCAGAAATGTTGAGTTTGGTTGCGGCATCGTACTTTGCAAAATCTGAATTTAAAAATGCTGAAAAGTATTTCGCCGAATATTATGCAAAAGATAAAAGCGAAACCAAGAACAATCTCTTCATCTACCAATATGGATATTCATTGTTTCAGAATAAAAAATACAAAGAGTCTGTTGCCGTTTTAGAAAAGTTGAATACTGATGACGTTTACCTGCAAAACGGTATGCATACGCTGGGTAAAGCATTTATACAGTTGGGCAACAAGCAAAAAGCGCAAAGTGCTTTTTTCAGGGCTTCGCGTTTAAGTTTTGATAAGGGTATACAGGAAGAAGCCTGGTTAAACTATGCCAAATTAAGTTACGAATTAGAATTCCACCAGCAAGCTTTAGAGGCTACGCAGGGTTTCTTAAAAACTTTCCCAAAATCTCGTAAAATAAATGAGGCAAAAACCTTATTAGGTGAAGTTTTATTAACCACCAAAAACTACCAGGCAGCTGTTGATATTCTTGAGCCAATTCCGGATAAAAACCTTGAGGCCAAAGAAGCTTATCAAAAGGTAACCTATTTCCGTGGATTAGAGTTTTATAACGAGAGGGCTTTCCCAAATGCATTATCCATGTTTTTACGTTCTGAGACGTTCCCGGAAGACAATGAGATCAATGCATTAAATACTTACTGGAAAGCAGAATCAATGTACGAACTGCGTAAGTATGGCGAAGCGGTTAGCACTTTCGAGAAATTTTTAAAGATGCCGGATGCCGATAAAACAGGCGTTTACAATTTCGCGAATTATGCTTTGGCTTATGCTGCTTTCGAAGATGAGAAATACAGCAAAGCAGCTACTTATTTCGAAAAATTCCTTGCTGGTAATGATAAAGATCAAAAAACCATTGATGATGCGACCATTCGTTTAGCCGATTCGTATTTTGTAAATAAGAACTATGGTGATGCAATGGCTAATTACAATAAAATCATCAGCCGCAAAACAACTTCTGAAGATTATGCCACTTTCCAAAAAGGAATGATCCAGGGATTGGAAACGCAGTATGATGCGAAAATTGCAACGATGCAAAGTTTGTTAAATACTTTTCCAAATTCAAATTATGCTGATGATGCCGGCTTCGAAACCGCTTATACTTATTTCAACAAAGGCGATTTTGATAAATCTAAATCAGATCTTGTTGCATTAGTGGCCAAATACCCACGCAGTAGCTATGTAGCGAAAGCCTTAGTTACCATTGGCTTGGTTCAATACAACCAAGACCAGGATGATGCCGCTTTAGAATCGTTCAAAAAAGTAATCCGCGATTACCCAACTGCCGACGAAGCTAAACAGGCAATGGAATCGATCAAGAACATTTATGTAGACCGTGGAGACGCGAATGGTTTTATCGCTTACGCAGCAACTACTCCACTTGGAAATTACTCTGGTTCTGAACAGGATAACATCGTTTTTGCCGCAGCCAATAATACCTATCTAAAAGGAGATGCCAATGGTGCATTCCAGGCAGTAAATGCTTATTTCGATAAATTCCCTAAGGCCAACCATGAAAAAGAAGCTAAATTTATCAGGGCAGAATCGTTGGTTAAATTAGGTCGTCCGGATGAAGCCATTCCAGATTACGAATTTATCTTAAACGACTGGACGAGCGATTACACCGAACGTTCTTTGGTAAGTATCTCTCAACTCTTCTTAAATCAGAAAAAATACAACGAAGCGATTGTTTACCTGAAAAGATTAGAGACTACAACCGATTACAAATCGCACTATAGCTTTGCCATCAATAATTTATTAAAGGCTTACACGGCCTTAAACATGCCTGATGACATGCTTAAGTATGCACAGCTGACCAAAGAATCGGAAAAAGCTTCGGAAGAAGAAAAAAACAGTTCGAGCTTATACTCTGGTAAAGCTTACTTGTTAAAAGGCGATACTACCACAGCCATCAAAGAATTTAAAAATGTAGTGGCTAAAACAAAAACAATTGCCGCTGCCGAAGCAAAATACAATCTGGCTTTATTAGAATACAACAAAGGTGATTTCAAAACTTCATCTAAAACCTGTTTTGATCTGGTTAACAACATGGCCGCTTACGATTATTGGGTAGCAAAGGCATTTATCCTTTTATCTGATAATTATGTGGCATTAAAAGACAATTTACAGGCAAAAAGTACACTTCTCAGTATAATTGATAATTACGAAGGCAAGGACGATATCATTCCTACAGCCAAAGAAAAACTAGAAAAACTAAACCAGAAGAAGTAG
- a CDS encoding TonB-dependent receptor translates to MKSIKYIYSSLFFLAAGLMTAQAQDKKTEEKGVVNEEIEVVRPYKPILAEAVKLRRSPNLDDVKTYKAKLNYSILDRKLELNSDIQKLQAQALAEEKASILVNNYVKGAFGSLGTLLGEAYFNTGKDEGLQVGGYFKHFSQEGKLNKQNSSNQQLSVFGRSILDENTVSGRINFERNGTYFYGIDDVRPTLNPNPDKQALTTIELEGELVKNFTEDEDAFSYALKANGYIWNDKFSAKENYLSLNGYVNKRINSLNLGLAASTEFGNTKDALTSVGNNLLRLNPYIRLQVKGAKITAGVNFVQEFGAYSSSKIFPAITADFTLIPDYLQVFGEVKGDVNRNSLKGFTDENPWLNSNILVKNTVEKLSFSAGIKGTGGPGFGYKARIYVKQFDDMPLFVNNFTDFNKFDVIYDFGKTKLTGLEGEISVQVSDALKWTGKLNVDDWKPASETYSWFKPGLKVSSNFMYTFNKKLSFNAGVVIQDDVKAKVYTGAPVPASQYVIPNTNIELIETVKGYVDLGLGADYRINKKFSVFAKANNILNKNYSRYLYYQVNGFNIFGGLTYSF, encoded by the coding sequence ATGAAATCGATTAAATATATATATAGTTCACTGTTTTTTTTAGCTGCTGGATTAATGACTGCTCAGGCACAGGATAAAAAAACTGAGGAAAAAGGGGTGGTAAACGAGGAGATTGAAGTAGTGCGCCCATATAAGCCAATTTTGGCCGAAGCGGTAAAGTTGAGAAGAAGCCCGAATTTGGACGATGTTAAAACTTATAAGGCAAAATTAAACTATAGCATTTTAGATAGAAAGCTGGAGTTGAACAGCGATATCCAAAAGCTACAGGCACAGGCCTTAGCTGAAGAAAAAGCAAGCATTTTGGTTAACAACTACGTAAAAGGCGCATTCGGATCGTTGGGTACCCTTTTGGGCGAAGCCTATTTTAACACCGGCAAAGATGAAGGGCTACAAGTTGGTGGTTATTTTAAGCACTTTAGTCAGGAAGGAAAATTAAACAAACAGAACAGCAGCAACCAACAGTTAAGTGTTTTTGGTCGCAGTATTTTAGATGAAAATACCGTAAGTGGCCGCATCAATTTTGAGCGTAACGGCACTTATTTTTACGGTATAGATGATGTCCGGCCAACCCTAAATCCAAATCCGGATAAACAGGCTTTAACTACCATCGAATTAGAAGGCGAACTGGTGAAAAACTTTACTGAAGATGAAGATGCTTTTAGTTATGCTTTAAAAGCGAATGGTTATATCTGGAACGATAAATTTAGCGCCAAAGAAAATTACCTCAGCTTAAACGGTTATGTAAACAAACGTATCAATTCTTTAAACCTTGGCTTAGCTGCATCAACCGAATTTGGAAACACGAAAGATGCTTTAACCAGTGTTGGCAATAACCTGTTGCGTTTAAACCCTTATATCCGTTTACAGGTTAAAGGTGCTAAAATTACTGCAGGAGTTAATTTTGTACAGGAATTTGGCGCCTACAGCAGTTCAAAGATATTCCCTGCAATTACTGCTGACTTCACGCTGATTCCTGATTATCTGCAGGTTTTTGGGGAGGTTAAGGGAGATGTAAACAGAAACTCTTTAAAAGGTTTTACAGATGAAAACCCCTGGCTAAACAGCAATATCCTAGTGAAAAACACAGTGGAAAAATTAAGTTTCAGTGCAGGTATTAAGGGTACTGGCGGACCAGGTTTTGGTTACAAAGCCCGTATCTATGTAAAACAGTTTGATGATATGCCTTTGTTCGTAAATAACTTTACTGACTTTAATAAGTTTGATGTGATATACGATTTCGGTAAAACAAAATTAACGGGTTTAGAAGGAGAAATTTCTGTTCAGGTAAGTGATGCTTTAAAATGGACAGGTAAATTAAACGTCGACGATTGGAAGCCTGCTTCCGAAACTTACTCCTGGTTTAAACCGGGTTTAAAAGTGAGCTCGAACTTTATGTATACTTTTAACAAAAAACTAAGTTTTAATGCTGGTGTTGTGATCCAGGATGACGTAAAAGCTAAAGTATACACGGGTGCTCCTGTTCCCGCTTCACAATACGTAATTCCAAATACTAATATAGAACTTATTGAAACGGTTAAAGGTTATGTAGATTTAGGGCTAGGTGCAGATTACAGGATCAATAAAAAATTCTCTGTTTTTGCAAAAGCAAACAACATCTTAAATAAAAACTACAGTAGATATTTATACTATCAGGTTAATGGATTTAATATTTTCGGAGGCTTGACTTATTCATTTTAG
- a CDS encoding SusD/RagB family nutrient-binding outer membrane lipoprotein, with product MRKWCVLGVFFLALMGSCSKAKLDQINTDPTKLTESNYDPNSLLAQAQLKYANLGYYQLLYQSTMMQLLASTYYYYNNGDKYINVGSFTDYQGRIFDEGYKDASSIREMQRLARLKDPVAYKNLIAIGDIMFVLVLQRITDTYGDVPYKEAVKAMQGIKYPVYDRQEDIYNQMLNDLDAATAQLDTEKPGPTADLFYKGDVEKWKKFGYSLMLRVAMRLTKSDPDKARHWTEKVADKTFTGINDNAILLTDASSFNSQNGTSLALRTFSDYLEVRWSKTLIDQLRNTNDPRLGVIGEVPKDGLTKNSDQNLNGNTDAAVQLGMPNGFDLQGGATDISRSPNYPGGTGSGSDFAPLGKYSRPRTAVYLKLSGPIFILSYAETEFLLAEAKVRGWNTSGTAKQHYTNGLTGAIQSLAQLDPSATVDANKITAFVSQNPLDESSSQNALASINTQYWVATGTNFNFIEAWLNWKRSDYPKLIPINYKGNITNGTIPRRMIYLSTEVLNNPQNYKAAVARIAGGDVLTARVWWDK from the coding sequence ATGAGAAAGTGGTGTGTTTTGGGTGTTTTTTTTCTGGCTTTAATGGGCAGCTGTTCTAAAGCAAAGTTAGATCAGATCAATACCGATCCAACCAAACTGACAGAAAGTAATTACGATCCCAATAGCCTGCTTGCCCAGGCGCAGTTAAAATATGCTAATTTGGGGTACTATCAGCTTTTGTACCAAAGTACCATGATGCAATTGCTTGCCTCTACCTATTATTATTACAATAATGGAGATAAATACATCAATGTGGGCAGTTTTACCGATTATCAGGGGCGTATTTTTGACGAAGGATATAAGGATGCTTCATCCATCAGAGAGATGCAACGACTGGCCAGACTGAAAGATCCTGTAGCGTATAAAAACCTGATTGCCATTGGCGATATCATGTTCGTGCTGGTTTTACAAAGAATTACCGATACCTATGGTGACGTACCTTATAAGGAGGCAGTTAAGGCCATGCAGGGCATTAAATACCCTGTGTACGATCGGCAGGAAGATATTTATAACCAAATGCTGAATGATCTTGATGCCGCCACCGCGCAACTGGATACCGAAAAACCAGGACCTACTGCCGATCTTTTTTATAAGGGAGATGTTGAAAAATGGAAGAAGTTTGGCTACTCGTTAATGTTGAGGGTTGCCATGCGCTTAACCAAAAGTGATCCGGACAAAGCCAGGCACTGGACAGAGAAGGTTGCTGATAAAACCTTTACAGGCATCAATGACAATGCGATCCTGTTAACCGATGCCTCCTCATTTAACAGCCAGAACGGAACATCACTTGCTTTGAGAACCTTTTCTGATTACCTGGAAGTTCGATGGAGTAAAACCTTAATCGATCAGTTAAGGAATACTAACGACCCTAGGTTGGGTGTAATCGGTGAAGTACCAAAAGATGGATTGACTAAAAATTCAGATCAAAACCTAAACGGAAATACCGACGCAGCAGTTCAGTTGGGAATGCCTAATGGGTTTGATCTGCAGGGTGGTGCAACTGATATCAGTCGTTCTCCAAACTATCCGGGTGGTACAGGCAGCGGAAGTGATTTTGCGCCGCTCGGAAAATATTCCAGACCACGTACCGCAGTATATCTTAAGTTGAGCGGCCCGATTTTTATTCTGAGTTACGCTGAAACTGAATTTTTACTCGCCGAAGCTAAGGTGAGGGGCTGGAATACTAGTGGTACGGCAAAACAACATTATACTAACGGATTAACCGGAGCCATACAGTCACTTGCCCAGTTAGATCCATCCGCAACGGTTGACGCCAATAAGATTACTGCGTTTGTTAGCCAAAACCCACTTGATGAAAGTAGCTCACAAAATGCATTAGCTTCAATCAATACACAGTATTGGGTAGCCACGGGTACCAATTTCAATTTTATAGAAGCCTGGTTAAATTGGAAAAGAAGCGATTACCCTAAGCTTATTCCCATAAACTACAAGGGTAACATTACCAATGGCACTATTCCCCGCCGGATGATCTACCTATCAACCGAAGTACTGAATAACCCCCAGAATTATAAAGCTGCTGTTGCAAGAATAGCTGGAGGCGATGTGCTTACTGCAAGAGTTTGGTGGGATAAGTAA